One window from the genome of Breoghania sp. L-A4 encodes:
- the metW gene encoding methionine biosynthesis protein MetW gives MSDVQMTEARVDLKAIAELVEPNARVLDVGCGDGALLELLTRSKGADARGIEISQAGVNECVARGLSVIQGDADTDLADYPDDAFDYVILSQTLQATMDPSLVLRQLLRIGRHVIVSFPNFGYWQNRLYLLFHGRMPVTDYLPYSWYDTPNIHFCTIRDFIELTREVECTVEKAEALNGKGQRIPINAPWWLWNLFGEQGVFLLRR, from the coding sequence ATGAGCGACGTGCAGATGACCGAAGCCCGCGTCGATCTCAAGGCGATCGCGGAACTGGTCGAGCCCAACGCCCGGGTGCTGGATGTCGGCTGCGGCGACGGCGCGCTGCTGGAGCTCCTGACGCGCTCCAAGGGCGCGGACGCGCGCGGCATCGAGATCTCGCAGGCCGGCGTTAACGAATGCGTGGCGCGCGGCCTGTCGGTGATCCAGGGCGATGCCGACACCGATCTCGCCGACTATCCCGACGACGCCTTCGACTACGTGATCCTCAGCCAGACGCTGCAGGCGACGATGGATCCGAGCCTGGTGCTGCGGCAGTTGCTGCGCATCGGCCGCCACGTGATCGTCAGCTTTCCGAATTTCGGCTACTGGCAGAACCGCCTGTATCTGCTGTTCCACGGCCGCATGCCGGTGACCGACTATCTGCCCTATTCCTGGTACGACACGCCGAACATCCACTTCTGCACCATCCGCGATTTCATCGAGCTGACGCGCGAAGTCGAGTGCACGGTGGAAAAGGCGGAAGCGCTCAACGGCAAGGGCCAGCGGATTCCCATCAACGCGCCTTGGTGGCTGTGGAACCTGTTCGGCGAACAGGGCGTGTTTCTGCTGCGGCGGTAG
- a CDS encoding homoserine O-acetyltransferase, producing the protein MTQHDAGGGFDTARQREADTPSSPVLRFGPDKPLPLDAGIAFAPWQIAYQTYGTLNDDKSNAVLVCHALTGDQYVASTNPVSGKPGWWSLMVGPGKPVDTDHFFVICANVVGGCMGTTGPASMNPDTGAPYALDLPLVTIGDSVRAQAMLLDALGIDTLFCVIGGSMGGMQVLQWAVSYPERVFSAVPIASGARHSSQNIAFHEVGRQAVMADPDWCGGAYLNHGTRPSKGLAVARMAAHITYMSDESLHSKFGRTLQNREHVTFGFDADFQIESYLRHQGMSFVDRFDANSYLYVTRAMDYFDLAGDHGGVLAHAFKDTRTRFCVASFTTDWLFPTSESRAVVHALNAAAANVSFVEIESDRGHDAFLLDEPELFKTIRGFLTGAARARGIHPPTGGEAQQ; encoded by the coding sequence ATGACACAACACGACGCCGGCGGCGGTTTCGACACGGCGCGGCAGCGCGAAGCCGATACGCCGTCGAGCCCGGTGCTGCGCTTCGGCCCGGACAAGCCGCTGCCGCTGGACGCCGGCATCGCTTTTGCGCCGTGGCAGATCGCCTATCAGACCTACGGCACGCTGAACGACGACAAGTCCAACGCCGTGCTGGTGTGTCATGCGCTGACCGGCGATCAGTATGTGGCCTCGACCAATCCGGTATCGGGCAAACCCGGCTGGTGGAGTCTGATGGTGGGGCCGGGCAAGCCGGTGGACACCGACCACTTCTTCGTCATCTGCGCCAATGTGGTCGGCGGCTGCATGGGCACAACGGGACCGGCGTCGATGAACCCGGACACCGGCGCGCCCTATGCGCTGGATCTGCCGCTGGTGACCATTGGCGATTCGGTGCGCGCCCAGGCGATGCTGCTCGATGCGCTGGGCATCGACACGCTGTTCTGCGTCATCGGCGGATCGATGGGCGGCATGCAGGTGCTGCAGTGGGCGGTGAGCTATCCCGAACGGGTGTTTTCCGCCGTCCCCATCGCGTCCGGCGCGCGCCACTCCTCGCAGAACATCGCCTTTCACGAGGTCGGCCGCCAAGCCGTGATGGCCGATCCGGACTGGTGCGGCGGCGCCTATCTCAACCACGGCACGCGGCCGAGCAAGGGGCTCGCGGTGGCGCGCATGGCCGCGCACATCACCTACATGTCCGACGAGTCGCTGCACAGCAAGTTCGGCCGCACGCTGCAAAACCGCGAGCATGTGACCTTTGGGTTTGACGCGGATTTCCAGATCGAGAGCTATCTACGGCACCAGGGCATGAGTTTTGTCGACCGGTTCGACGCCAATTCCTATCTCTATGTGACGCGCGCGATGGACTATTTCGATCTCGCCGGTGATCACGGCGGCGTGCTGGCGCATGCGTTCAAGGACACGAGGACGCGCTTCTGCGTGGCGTCCTTCACCACCGACTGGCTGTTTCCGACATCGGAGAGCCGCGCCGTGGTGCATGCGCTGAACGCGGCGGCGGCCAATGTTTCCTTCGTGGAAATCGAGAGCGACCGGGGGCATGACGCCTTCCTGCTCGACGAGCCGGAACTGTTCAAGACCATCCGCGGCTTTCTCACGGGCGCCGCGCGGGCGCGCGGAATCCATCCCCCCACAGGCGGAGAGGCCCAGCAATGA
- a CDS encoding chorismate mutase — MTHTPAGAPPTQAIQPDAPALGELRQRIDTIDEQMHRLLIERSGIVDALIKAKGSSARGSAESSGAAFRPGREADMMRRLVERHSGTLPILTVEHIWREIISTFTRLQADYVVHLDGSADAIGMRDLARFYFGFALDLIDGEDADAVVAAVAGSNTDLGVIALTDVSASPWWRALGGPQGDGTNAPRILARLPFLLADGRPADMPALVVSPPVSEPVVPDTRIVATSWPAGIDPSRPLMAEGVEIMTRHIGANGTCDALLACPSTLDDATLAAALDAAGGSHGPLRDVGGYATPIDLDDTMDDDELDDTDF; from the coding sequence ATGACCCATACGCCTGCCGGCGCGCCTCCGACCCAAGCGATTCAGCCCGACGCTCCCGCGCTCGGCGAATTGCGCCAACGCATCGATACGATCGACGAACAGATGCATCGGCTTCTGATCGAACGCTCGGGCATTGTCGACGCGCTGATCAAGGCCAAGGGATCGAGTGCGCGCGGCTCGGCGGAGTCCTCCGGAGCCGCCTTTCGTCCCGGCCGCGAGGCGGACATGATGCGCCGGCTGGTGGAGCGGCACTCCGGCACCCTGCCGATCCTGACGGTCGAGCACATCTGGCGCGAGATCATCTCCACCTTCACCCGGCTGCAGGCTGACTATGTGGTGCATCTGGACGGCAGCGCCGACGCCATCGGCATGCGCGATCTGGCGCGCTTCTATTTCGGCTTTGCGCTCGATCTGATCGACGGCGAGGATGCGGATGCGGTGGTCGCCGCGGTCGCCGGGTCCAACACCGATCTCGGCGTCATCGCCCTGACCGACGTCTCGGCAAGCCCCTGGTGGCGGGCGCTCGGCGGTCCGCAAGGTGATGGCACGAACGCGCCGCGCATCCTGGCGCGACTGCCGTTCCTGCTTGCCGACGGCCGGCCGGCGGACATGCCGGCGCTGGTGGTCTCGCCGCCTGTCAGCGAGCCGGTTGTGCCGGATACACGCATTGTCGCCACGAGCTGGCCCGCGGGCATCGATCCTTCGCGCCCGCTGATGGCCGAGGGCGTCGAGATCATGACGCGCCATATCGGTGCCAACGGCACCTGCGACGCCCTGCTCGCGTGTCCCTCGACGCTCGATGACGCGACGCTTGCCGCGGCGCTCGACGCTGCGGGCGGCAGCCATGGGCCGTTGCGCGACGTTGGCGGCTATGCGACGCCCATCGATCTCGACGACACGATGGACGATGACGAGCTGGACGATACGGATTTCTGA